AAAGAAAAGCTGTTACGGTATGAATGCTGACTGCCCATGGAATCGACAGGTAAATAAGAGGTTTGAGCCACATGGGATAATGGACGTTGTTTCTTTCAGCCTCAAGTACTTTCCAGCCTATTACGAGATTCAGCAACAGGTAACCATTTAAAACAATCATATCCCAAAACAATACGGATCCGGGTGTCGGATACAGCAAAACATTCAATGCGCGAACGGGTTGCCCTAAATCCACGATAATAAAGAGCAGACACATGGTCACAGAAGATACCGCAAGAAACTCCCCTAAAATGGTAATTCTTCCGAAGGCCTTGTAATCATGAAGATAATAAGGAAGGACCAGCATCACCGCTGACGCAGCAACACCAACCAGGAAGGTAAACTGAGCGATATAAAAACCCCAGGAGACATCCCGACTCAAACCGGTGATACCAAGACCGGAATTGAACTGCCACAAATAAGTGCCGAAACCTACGCCGATAATCGTAAGCAGGGCAAGCATCCAACCATAGTATACTTTAGATCCTTTTAATGCCTTTTCTAGCATAACCACCTCACACGATGTAGTAGACTGCCGGGCTGGTGCCCAGGTGAATTTTGCGTCGAATGGTGAAATTTTCCGCAATGAGCTTCCTGACCTCAGAATTTGGATCATAAAGATCTCCGAAAGTCAGAATACCGTTGGAAGCCTCAACGCAGGCCGGTTCGATCCCTTCCGACAACCTTTCTTCGCAGAAGTTACACTTTTCGACAACCCCTTTGGTTCTTCTGGCAAATTTCAAATTAATTTCCTTGATATATTCTCTTGGGTCGAAAAAGTTGAAACTTCTGGCTCCATAGGGACAAGCTGCCAAGCAGAATCGGCATCCAATACACCGATGATAGTCCATAACGACGACACCATCGCTCTCCCTTTTGAAAGTCGCTTTGGTCGGACATACTCTGACACAAGGCGGATTTTCACAATGGTTGCAAAGAACCGGAAAAATAGTATGATGAATTTTTTCCGATAGGAACTCACTGTGCAGGTCCGGAAACGCATGATGAAATTGCTCCGGCCAGATCCATTTAATTTCATGCCTTTTATTCGGCATATCCGGAACATTGTGGATCTTATGGCATGCCTCGTATAAAGGCGCCACATCTTTTTCAGACTTGATTTTACGTGTATCGACAACCATGGCCCACTGCTTTGCGGTGAGGGCCTTTTCATTTTGTTTAAAAATTGGTTCCGGTTCGGTAGGGCCGTGACCTCCGACGGCTGCAATAGTATCAATCGT
This window of the Bacteroides sp. genome carries:
- the nrfD gene encoding NrfD/PsrC family molybdoenzyme membrane anchor subunit; amino-acid sequence: MLEKALKGSKVYYGWMLALLTIIGVGFGTYLWQFNSGLGITGLSRDVSWGFYIAQFTFLVGVAASAVMLVLPYYLHDYKAFGRITILGEFLAVSSVTMCLLFIIVDLGQPVRALNVLLYPTPGSVLFWDMIVLNGYLLLNLVIGWKVLEAERNNVHYPMWLKPLIYLSIPWAVSIHTVTAFL
- a CDS encoding 4Fe-4S dicluster domain-containing protein encodes the protein MKSSRRNFLKIAGITALGIGVRPTIDTIAAVGGHGPTEPEPIFKQNEKALTAKQWAMVVDTRKIKSEKDVAPLYEACHKIHNVPDMPNKRHEIKWIWPEQFHHAFPDLHSEFLSEKIHHTIFPVLCNHCENPPCVRVCPTKATFKRESDGVVVMDYHRCIGCRFCLAACPYGARSFNFFDPREYIKEINLKFARRTKGVVEKCNFCEERLSEGIEPACVEASNGILTFGDLYDPNSEVRKLIAENFTIRRKIHLGTSPAVYYIV